In Kogia breviceps isolate mKogBre1 chromosome 7, mKogBre1 haplotype 1, whole genome shotgun sequence, a single window of DNA contains:
- the LOC131759878 gene encoding glutathione S-transferase P produces MPPYTIVYFPVRGRCEAMRMLLADQDQSWKEEVVTMESWPSLKGSCLYGQLPKFQDGDLTLYQSNAILRHLGRSLGLYGKDQREAALVDVVNDGVEDLRCKYATLIYTNYEAGKEDYVKALPQHLKPFETLLSQNQGGQAFIVGNQISFADYNLLDLLRIHQVLASSCLDSFPLLSAYVARLSARPKLQAFLASPEHVNRPINGNRKQ; encoded by the exons A TGCCGCCCTACACCATCGTCTACTTCCCTGTTCGAG ggcgcTGCGAGGCTATGCGCATGCTGCTGGCCGACCAGGACCAGAGCTGGAAGGAAGAGGTGGTGACCATGGAGAGCTGGCCTTCACTCAAGGGCTCCTGT CTGTACGGGCAGCTCCCCAAGTTCCAGGATGGAGACCTGACCCTGTACCAGTCCAATGCTATCTTGCGTCACCTGGGCCGCTCCCTCG GGCTGTATGGGAAGGACCAGCGGGAGGCAGCCCTGGTGGACGTGGTGAATGATGGTGTGGAGGACCTTCGCTGCAAATACGCCACCCTCATCTACACAAACTAC GAGGCGGGCAAGGAGGACTATGTGAAGGCACTGCCCCAGCACCTGAAGCCTTTTGAGACCCTGCTGTCCCAGAACCAGGGTGGCCAGGCCTTCATCGTGGGCAACCAG ATCTCCTTTGCCGACTACAACCTGCTGGACTTGCTTCGGATTCACCAGGTCCTGGCCTccagctgcctggactccttccCCCTGCTCTCGGCCTACGTGGCCCGCCTCAGCGCCCGGCCCAAGCTCCAGGCCTTCCTGGCCTCCCCGGAGCACGTGAACCGCCCCATCAATGGCAACAGGAAACAGTGA